In the genome of Puntigrus tetrazona isolate hp1 chromosome 8, ASM1883169v1, whole genome shotgun sequence, the window AAGGGGTTAGATCAAGAATGCTCTCTGACACACATTCAGTTAAATAAAGgtgtatagtataatataaactTGATTTTATTAATAGAGTTGCAGAGGGGTCGAAAATTTCAAGAAACTTTTGGAAAGTTTCCAGATATTTAGTGGAAATGTCCCACCCCTTTGcaactttaattaaataacaataattattatttttaacataataatacaattaataactagcataaattaaattaaataattcaaagaGCTAAATATAATCTATGCTGTGGTATGCtccatttcattaaattattataattatgtacatataaaaatgtattaaaatactaacattagtaataataaaacatttccccagattacataataataattgtagtaataatgataataattgttACGAATTAtgaactttattattttaaatgctaatttatatataatctagCAAATATTAACATgctaataatagtaattataaatgATACAATTTTAAAGGAGTAGTTTCTTTGTTGTGCTGAACACGAAGGTATTTTGCTAaaggtttgtaaccaggctcttttgggtcaccattgacttccatagtataaTGTTTTCCTACTattgaagtcaatggtgacccaaagcAGCCTGGTCACAaaccttcaaaatatcttcctttgtgttcagcagaaacaaagaaatttgtacagatttggaactacttgaagttaagtaaatgtattttaatttttgggtgaactattctttctttaatttgtaacattattacaTATTCAACTTGTGTAACTCAGATATCTGTTACTGTTTATCTTggacattttaacaaataaaccgATCTGCGCAAATTACAGCCAGTTGGTACGCTCTCAACCGAAAACACTCGCTCAGAACCTGATGAATGGGCCGATCCTGATTCTTCAGATGAAGTCCAGCCAAATACTTCCATTTCTCCAGATGAGGCTCCTCCCCTTGTTCCAGCCCCTCCTCCCGACCAGGCTACACCCCCTCTGCTGCCAGACCTGGATGATTCTCCGTGCCCGGCACACGTGATGGCGGAGGTGCGTGTGCGGTCAGTGCCAGAGCGAGATCGAGTCGTGCGTGGCATGCAGGACAGTAAGAGCCTGGATGAGATCAGTGGGGCGTGTGGGGGCGGAGCACGAGGAGGCGGGCCTAGAGGCGGACAGGTGGAAGGACGCAGAGCTACCATATCCAGTGCCCTCGAATTGGAGGGAACGGTCAGCCATGATGGAGATCTCACGCACTTCATAACCAAAAATCTCGAACAGAAGATTAAAATGAGCTCGCGGCCGAGTCTGGACACAGATTGTGAGTATCTGAGGGTgtcaaaaaatagttttttgattCGTTGTGTCATGTATTACTAATGCTTGATCTGTGTTTGGCTACTTCAGCGGACTGTTCTGGGCCTGTGGTACGTGGTCGTGGCTCTTTGCGTCGGCCGGCTGATATTCCGCCCATTGACCCGTCAGTGCTGGTAGacctgcacaaacacacgcagGATGTGGCTCAGAGTGTAGAACTGATGCTGCGAAGCCTCAGTGGAACTATACAGAATGTGAGTATCAACCTGGATCATATGCAGCCtcccaaaaaatatttgaatacttAATCTGCATTTCAAAATACAGTGCAAACAAAGGGTGCCGTTTCATTTTAACTCGTTTTTAGCCGCATGGTCTCAAGGTGTTTTTGACTGTATAAAGTACAAACTTCACCTTTTTGTTATTCTTGTGCTGGTTTCAATTCACATACTGTTTCACAGACTTTTACTACAGAAAAGCCAGTTATGAAGTATTTATCAGAGTACTTTCTACCATTATAcgtgtctttactgtcacttttcatcTATCTCAAGTATCTGCAGAAACgattataaaaaaatcagtttgacataacttttgaaaagtagtaCTGTAGATacaattaaatctaaattaattcattattatttagttataagAAGATCAAATAACAATGTAGGTTAAATGAgtgcaaaaatacagaatatgtttgaggtttttaaaacttttaaagctttttcagtgtccaaataattttaaaaataactttttatgtaTGCAAACCTCATTTTACCTGCATTCATACACGTATTTCCTcgaatatgaatttaaaatctTGTCTCTCCAGATGACTGCTTTAAGTGTGGGTTATATCCAGACCTACAGAGATTCTGTGGACAGTTTGGGAGAGTCGGTGGACATGAGTATAAAGGTGAGTCATTTATATTCATCTAGTCAGGcgagtttaattttattttgtgttttaatctgTGTGTGCCCTGTGTATGTGTTTCCAGGGAATGTACACACTCATGGCACGCTGTGAGGAGCTAGATCGCTCCATGCAACCTATACACGCTCTAGCTGCTCAGATCAGAGACATCAAACGAACCCTTGATGCCCTAGAAACCATCTGCAAGTAACTATGGCAGCAAACTACACCCCTTGTTCGAGTGGGGACTCCACCCCTTGGAGAAAAGCAGTGGCTTCTGCAGTCATTCTGCTAAACACCGTGCAATGGAACCATTTTGCTAATTATAATGTTTACTAGCAATGCTCTGCAAGTGCTCGTCCCCTTAGAGACAGCTTGGTTCTCACCGTTCCCTTTTGGAGGCCACATCTTTAAGCTTCTCCTTTTTGTCGTGGCTCCTCCCCTCTAGAATGATTGCACGACAAAATAGACTCCTCCTTGTGATTCATGCCGTCCAACATCCACAAGAAGCACTCTCTGTTGTTGGTGGCTTTTGGGCAACCGATTGGTGTTACCGTTGCCTCTGTTTATgaagtcagtgtgtgtgtatggaacTATCGGTGGGTATATTGAGAGATTGCATAATTGGTGTTAAATGCACCATAAGTAATGGCCTCAAATTTAAGAAGCAGAGTAGAAGTTTAACACCAGTGTTAGTCAGTATGGAAGCCATGCTCTGTGTATACCTGTTCCTCCCGGACGTCTGTGTTTCTGCAGCATGGATGCTATGCATCCCAGATCAGTGAGTTCACCTGAAACTGAATTCTGATATCATTTACTGACCCTGTCCTTTTGAAACCTGTATGGCTTTTTCTTCCATGGAGTGCAAAAGAAAGATGTTTTCAAGACTGTGCTCACCATAAATCGTGTAACAGCTTACTTTTCAATCTGTTTCTCATACAGAGATAACCTATGTCTTTGGAAGAGTTGTGAACTACTTTTATCTGTCTctttgaagcttgaaagcttCAGTCTACATTAAAAGTCTTTATTCATGGAAAACAGTGGCCAGGACAttcttcacaatatttttttgtgtgtttttcagaggAAAGTACTTCatactggtttggaacgacatgaggatgagtaaataatgtcaGAATTAAAACGAGCTATTCTTAACACAAGCACTGTAAAGGCCCACCTACAAATATTGGACTCTTGATTACCGTATTGAGAGTAATGACAAATGTCCTGTCATTTGTTTAACTGTTTCGTTGTTTGCAAGTGTTTATCACAGGAAATAATCAGAGGAAGGTGAGGAGAGATTGGAGGTGGTCCGGGATGGATGAAagtatatttttgcaaatgatCTCTGACTTTCTGTCTGTTCCTGTTTGAACCGTCTTCTCTTTATCGCTGTCTTGCTAACTATAACCCTGATTTGTCCAACAATCTGTCATcgatgtatattttaaatgattatataaaccaaaataaatttgCTAGAATGAGACTTGATTTTTGTGACTCTCActgcattttaaagtgaaattttattttgagagtCTTCTGTTTTTGCTGAGTTCCATTACAGCTACATGCTGATCTTCACTGTTTATCAGGGATAGAgcatgttgtttgtttgtttgtgtgtgtgtgtgtgtgagcgagcgagtgagtgagagagtgcaCGTCCTTGGATGGCCCTGGATTAAATTATACTGGCGGATAAAAGGTTTTGCTCTGTCACCCTTCATAATGTCAGAGGAATTCACAGATAC includes:
- the borcs6 gene encoding BLOC-1 related complex subunit 6, giving the protein MSRSSVTGQDVREASNGVDTNDSSKASNLSGPHGFATQGLKFRDGADFEPHEGSSLKHTLHHVDSCRDKHTLQSHTDHSDSLAQHNQCAHSPAEDSSHEDTHSCETELIHGHSKKELEEWRGEEDETSDEDLNGINKGEIKQKKETLISVQPVGTLSTENTRSEPDEWADPDSSDEVQPNTSISPDEAPPLVPAPPPDQATPPLLPDLDDSPCPAHVMAEVRVRSVPERDRVVRGMQDSKSLDEISGACGGGARGGGPRGGQVEGRRATISSALELEGTVSHDGDLTHFITKNLEQKIKMSSRPSLDTDSDCSGPVVRGRGSLRRPADIPPIDPSVLVDLHKHTQDVAQSVELMLRSLSGTIQNMTALSVGYIQTYRDSVDSLGESVDMSIKGMYTLMARCEELDRSMQPIHALAAQIRDIKRTLDALETICK